The window GCCAGCCGAAGGCCTGGAGATTCATTGCCAATACTTCATCGTGATCGGTCTCATCGTAGGATGCAATCCTCATGCGTGATGCACAACTTCGCTTCGATATTTATTCATATCCCACGGCCTCGAGAACTGGAGCTAAGAATCAAAACCCTTAAGAGAGCCTATCTGCTTCTGGCAGAACCATGTACGACACGATAATCGTCGGTGCCGGTCCAGCGGGACTCACCGCTGGGATTTTTGCCACGTCAAGGAAACTGAGCACGTTGGTCCTGGATGCCAAGGTGGCGGGCGGACAGCTCAAGTTCCTCTACCCAACGAAGGTCATCCATGACTACCCATCCCACCATCACATTGAGGCGAGGAAGCTCGCAGAGCTTCTGGTCGACCACGCGAGAGAAAGCGGGTGCGACATCCATGAGAACGAGGAAGTGAAGATCCTCAAGAGGACGGACGAGGGGCTGTCGATCACAACCGACAAGGGTGAGTACGAATCGAAAACGGTCATCCTGGCATTGGGCATGGGTCTTTTCGAGCCCAGGAAGCTAGGCGTTCCAGGAGAGGAGGAGTTCTACGAGAAGGGCGTCTACTACCGCATCAGAAGCGCGGAATTGTTCGCCGGCAAGCACGTCCTCTTCGTCGGCGGGGGAGACACCGCCCTCGAGATGGCTCTTAGCCTGGTAGATGTTGCGGACAAGGTTTACCTGGCGCATAGAAAGAATATGTTCAGGGCGATGGAGACAAACGTTGAGGCCATCGAAAAATCCTCGATAGAGGTTCTCTTCAACACGGAGCTGAAGGAGATACGCGGTGACAACATCGTCACAGAGGTTGTGGTTTTCAACAACCAGACGGAAGAGGACACAACGCTCCCACTGGAAGTCATTATCGTCAACATAGGGTTCTCTCCGAAGCTCGAGAATGTGCAGGATTGGGGCATAGACCTGGAGAAGAAGTCGATAGTGGTGACCACCGACATGAGGACCTCCATAGAGGGCGTCTTCGCCTGCGGGGACATCGTCGCCTATCCTGGCAAGGACAAGAGGATCGTGACGGGCTGCGGAGAGGCCGCCACGGCAGCGACTTCCGCCTACAAGTACATCAAGAAACCGTACTGGGCCTAGTCCTCGTCTATCTTCCAGATGGCGTCGCCTACGTGATGAAGGGACTCCAGCGCCTTTCCCTTGTTCCTGGACACCATCTCCTTCCCGCTCATCAGCGCAACTCCGACTGCGAGAGGTTGGAGGTTATTCTCGTCCCTCACCCAAGCGAGGTCGCCCTCTGAGATTGCTGGATCCGCATCTACCACGCCTGGGGCCATGACATCGGCCCCGTTGTACACGAACTTGACGGCGCCCATATCCACTGTCACGAACCTGTTGGCGGGATTGTACTCGAGCAGCCCGCGCACAGAGAGGAAAGCCTGCCCTTCGATGATAATCCCAAGAACCTTTCCGCCGACGTACACGATGTCCATGTCCTTGAGACTCGCGACATCGATGCTATCGGAATCCGAGAAGACCGGACAGTCCATGGCCCGCTCGAGGTCCTCCACGATCCTCCGCACTTCCTTCTGGCGAAGCCTATGTCTCTTCCTCGGCCTCACCTTCGTGGTTTCTCCTCCTCCGGAATAGGACAAGAACTGCGATTGATGCGATGGGGATTATCATATCAGTGAACTCGGGAATGGGTTCGAACTTGATTTGCGTCGAGGAGTCGAACTCCCAGGCTATGTCGTTGAGATCGCATGAATAGATGGACGTGAGGTTTCCCTTGACGTCGGAATTCGTCGTTATGCCAGTCATGGCAGTCCAGGACGTTCCACCATCCATCGAATAGTTGCCAGTTATCTGATTGGACGAGTTGATCCACAGTGCATAGAGGTAGGATGAGCTGTTGTCGAGAGTGATCGTCGGTGATCTTCCCGAGTCCGTCGAATCGAGGGTCGTCGTTGACCAGCTTTCTGTGTAGTTCGCGTATTTCACATATCCGGAACTATCGATGTAGACCATGTGAATCTCCGACAACTCGACGACGGCCGAGGGGCCCTTGACTGAGGACGCGCCACTTGAGGTGTCTATACTGTCCACTCCTTGCCAGCCGCTGGAATCATGTTTTCTCCCCTCCAAGTAGCCATCGGCATACCAGAGCACGTACATGTCCGTGCTGGTCAGCGGAAGGACAATCGGATAGACGAATCCGTTTGACACATCAGAAGAACGCATGATTTGTGGGGTGCTCCAGCTGCTGATGTCTTCAGGGCTGTCTGAGTACGTAACGTTGACATTGAACCCGCTCGACGAGTTGTTAGTTGTCGCAGCAATCCAGACATGTCCCGACGAGTTGACCGCTATATATGCGGCCTTGAATTCCCTATCCAGTCCTGAGACCTCCACTGTCACCGGCGAATCCCATGATATTGTCGTTCCGGACAAGGTCCCTTTTGCCACAGAGACATATTTCGATGGCGTTTCGTTGTCAGCAACTACGTAGACTGTCGAGTCGCTGGAGTTGAACCATACCGATGCGTACTGCACGTCCACTATTGGGAAGTCGTCAGGTGGAACCCACGTCAATCCGTCCGCGCTGTACTCGTAGGAGATGTTGCCCAGTGTAGCGTTGTAATAGAAACTCCAATAGTATGACCCATCATAGAACAGCTTTCTCTGGCTCGAGAAGGCCGTGTTCGAAAGTGAATCCGATGTCTCTTCCACGAGGATTATGCTCCTCGTTCCACTCCTCGTGGACCAGTCCGTTGGCTCCCCTATCGAGTCCCTCTCCCCGCTCCAGTCCGTAGTGACGAAGAGAATGTTCGAATCGTTGAGCGGAACCAGGCTTGCCAGAGGCGCTGAGCACTCCAGTTGATGAGTGTTCTTCCTCACCAGAATCGTGGACCGATCGATGAACTTCTCACCGTCCCATTTACTTAGGAGACTCAGCTGCGGATTGACCTTGCCGTACTTCCCTCTGATCTCGATCAGGTAATCGTAACGCACCCCACCGGAGTAGTAACCGAACCAGTCGGACGAGTTGCTGTCTATGTAGATTCTGGTGACGTCCTGTCCTGTCGCTTCGCGGGGCACGAATACGACCCCGCTCGGTGGACCTTCCCCGCCCTCTGCTCTAGACTTGGTCTGGGGTGCCGCCGATCCTCCGAGAATGGTCCCCTGGGTCTTCAGATAGAAATACGCGAAGGCATCGTCCTTGTCCGCAGAGTATTCCGTGATGTCCACGTTCTTGTTCACCAAATCGTCATCGATTCCATCGAAGTTCCTGACAGTCCAGTCACCGAATAGCCCGTCTATCCTCTTCCCTGCCGGTTTGCTGCCGATGTAGGCTCTCGCTGGCTGCCCCTTGATTGTCACCGGGACCCTCTCACCGTCCATATCGTGAGCGTTCGCTTCTGTGAGCTCGAGTTCCCCGAGGTCCTCCAGTGTCGCCGCTGACGTGTCCACGTGAATGTATTCGGTGTAGGTTCTCCCGGCTTCCATCACGAGCGGGAGGAAGCTGAAGGGCTGGATTGAGATGTTCCCGGTCGCTGTGATACTCAACCCTTCGACGATGACGTCCCTGCCGAGGGCAAAGAAGTCCAGCCTGAGGAAAGCTTCGGTCCCGATTCCAAGCAACTCCCCGTCGCTGGACTGTGTGATGACCAGGGACGTGAGCCTGGGCCCGAACTTGACAGAAGTGAAGCACTCGCTTCCGTCGAAGTCAGTCGCGTAAATCAGAGCATCGAAGTCCTCGCCGATATCCATCGAAAAGATGCCGACCTCCATCTTGGACTCGCTGAGCCCGACAGAGGCGCTACCGGCGACCTCCCACGCCGACCAGTTGTATTCCGTCCCTCTGAAGACGGAGAACCGGGACTCGAAGACCTCCCTATCGCCTCCGAACACCTCGATCATGAAATCCGCCCCAATGTCACGCACCCGGTACCCGCTCGAGGCGCTCCTGTCCTCGTCTATGAACACGTAGAACCCATCGATGCCGTCAGGATCGTCAAGGATTTTAGCGGCGACTTCGACGTAGAAGTAGACATGGTTGCTATCAAAGACCGTGGAGTACTTCCATATGTTCACATTGTCGTTGTACACGATCTGCGCGTCGCCGAATCTCGGGACCTTGTCCCAGTCCTCGAACCTTGAGTCGATCTTGATCGGTGGAACGTACTCCTCCGTTTCCAGAATCATCACAGCTGCGGGGAATATGAGAAGAAAGAACACGACCAGGCTAAGGCCGATCTTGAGATCCCTCTGGAATATCACGCCGAACCGATTCCTCTTCAGGGGGAGCTTCATGTGACCGTTGGTGTAGCCCACTCCGTTAACCAAACCCTTCCCGTTGACCCTGCCCTTGGTGGCCGTGAGCGTGCCACCGTTCACAAGACCGTTCCCATCTACAAGGCCGTTCATTCCAGGCCTTGAAGAACCACCGTTCACGAAGCCCTTCCTGCCGTCCACACCCGACGATGCGTTCTCCTTCCTCGAAGAGGGGTGGGAGAGATAGGCCTTCTTGTTCATGGGAGGTCCTCCGGGCTTCGGTAGCCAGCGATAAGTCCCCCGCGCAGAGAGATGACGACGAGAGCAGTGCCGATGACAAGGACCGCGATGCCTGCCATCATGAACAGCGCGTTCAACCAGCCAAATGCACCATAGGCTTCACCGATGATGGGGATATTGTACCTGTCGTGAGCAATGGAACCGAGAGAGAGGACTGGTCCCCCTACTACGATAAGCACAGCGCCGAGATAGAATAGGGCCCTGTCCCTAGCGAGCCGGGATCGGGAGATTTCCGAGACCTCGCTTGGTGTCATGGTGATGCATCCGTCCAATCATGGCTGGCGATAAATAGGTAACGCCTCAATTATCAGATTACCCTGGGTCCGCGTGTCCCAATTCCCCCTTCTTACCCTCATTGGCTCCCACAGGGCTCGTGTCCAGCTTCATCGCGCGCTCCATACACACATCGGCGTCCTTCTTTCGTCCGAGGGCGTCCAGAGCTTCTCCCTTACGAAGCCAGGCCTCGGCATAATCCTCATTGATCGCGAGGGCGGAATCGAAGTACTCGAGGGCCTTCCCATTATGACCCAACTTCGCCAGAAGCTCCCCTTTCTCGGTCCAGTAGACTTCGGAATCTCCGTTCAACCCTAAGGCTATGTCCAACGCCCGCACGGCCCCCTTGAAATCTCCGGTCACGCTGAGAAGGGAGGCCTTTCGATGCCACAATAGATCGTTCTTCGCTTCGATGCGGAGGGCCCTGTCGAGGGCCTCAAGCGCGCCTGCCAGATCATCTTTCTTCTCAAGCACATAGGACTTGACCGAGATGTGCTTCGGGTCGAGGTTGATTGCATCGTTCGCAGCTCCAATCGCTTCATCGAAACGTCCCAGGTCGGCGAGGAGCCTGGCTTTCAGCAGCAGCATATCCTCAGAAGTCTCTTCCTCTACCAGGCGCCCGCACACGTCAAGGGCCTCCTCCTTCCGGCCAAGCACGTCGAGCGCCGTCGCCAGTGCACGGAGTATGTCCGAGGACTCGATGTCGTTGTCGATTGCTCTCTCACAGGTGGAGACGACGTCGTTGAGATCTCCCAAATCGGTGAGAGCCTTCGCCTTCCACTCGTAAGCTTCCCTGTCCTCTCTTATTTCCAGGAGTGCGTCGAAGCACATGATCGCCTCCTCATAAACTCCAAGTCTATGAAGCAGCTTCCCCTTCTCCAGGAGCGCATGGCGCGTATGCTGTTCCGCTCCAATCGCGAGATCCAAGCAGCGAAGGGCTTCGGAGAAGCAGAAATCCGCCTCATCGTAGTTGCCCATCTTGGCCATTACCCCTCCCCTGAGGGCCCATGCCTCATCGAAGGCTGGATTGAGGATGAGCGAGTTGTTGAGCGCGTCCCTTGCCTCCTCCAGGCGGTTCATGTCGAGTAGGACCTCCGCCTTTGCGAGCCACGCGTGGTCGTAGTTCGGGTTCAGCTCCAGGGACTGGTCGATCAGCTCGAGGCCTTCCTCCAGCTTGCCCATCTTGGCCATAGAGTACCCCTTCGCATAGAGCGCATAGTCGAAATCCGGCTTTATCTTGAGCGACTTGTCGTGGTACTCCATGCTCTCGCCAAACCTCTTCATCTTGTTCAGCGCGTTCCCGATGTTGTTCCATGCGATCTCATAGTCCGAGTTGACCCGAATCGCTTCGAAGAAGTAAGGAATGGACTCCTCATACTTGCCCAGATTGTAGTAGGCGTTCCCGATGTTGTTCCAGAGAACCTCATCGTCCTTGTCCATCTCGAGGGCCCTCTCGTAGCATTCGATGGCCTTCTCCAGTTCGTCCATCCCGTGATAGGTGTAGCCCTTGTTGTACCAGGCGTGTTTGTAACCCGGTCTAATCTCAAGCGCCTCGTCATAGCATTTCAGCGCCTCGTCGAAGATCCCCAGCATGAAGAACGTGAACCCCTTGTTGTTCCAGGCCTCGGCGTTCGCGGGGTCCAACTCCAGCGCCTTGTCATAGCAGTCTATCGCCTCTTCGAACCTTTCGAGAGCGTAAAGGACGTTGCCCATCCCGTTCCAGGCATCGGCGAAGTCGGGGTCGATCTCGACCGTAATCTCGTAGGCCTCCTTGGCCTTCTCGAACCGCCCGACGTCCTCGAGGAGCGAG is drawn from Candidatus Thermoplasmatota archaeon and contains these coding sequences:
- a CDS encoding NAD(P)/FAD-dependent oxidoreductase, encoding MYDTIIVGAGPAGLTAGIFATSRKLSTLVLDAKVAGGQLKFLYPTKVIHDYPSHHHIEARKLAELLVDHARESGCDIHENEEVKILKRTDEGLSITTDKGEYESKTVILALGMGLFEPRKLGVPGEEEFYEKGVYYRIRSAELFAGKHVLFVGGGDTALEMALSLVDVADKVYLAHRKNMFRAMETNVEAIEKSSIEVLFNTELKEIRGDNIVTEVVVFNNQTEEDTTLPLEVIIVNIGFSPKLENVQDWGIDLEKKSIVVTTDMRTSIEGVFACGDIVAYPGKDKRIVTGCGEAATAATSAYKYIKKPYWA
- a CDS encoding RNA-binding protein, whose product is MRPRKRHRLRQKEVRRIVEDLERAMDCPVFSDSDSIDVASLKDMDIVYVGGKVLGIIIEGQAFLSVRGLLEYNPANRFVTVDMGAVKFVYNGADVMAPGVVDADPAISEGDLAWVRDENNLQPLAVGVALMSGKEMVSRNKGKALESLHHVGDAIWKIDED
- a CDS encoding tetratricopeptide repeat protein encodes the protein MMRLPTASAFNLLVVTGKKATDRRRAEEEFLRGNILCDERNYRDAVSRYDKAVELGFDDEVVFNNKGVALDSLGEHRAALECYERAVALSPEYEIAWYNMGNAHSYLSAYDEAVKCYDKAISIDPNYKLARYDKALALAQAGKVRRAVDVYNQMVKEDPSDKAAWFRKASLLEDVGRFEKAKEAYEITVEIDPDFADAWNGMGNVLYALERFEEAIDCYDKALELDPANAEAWNNKGFTFFMLGIFDEALKCYDEALEIRPGYKHAWYNKGYTYHGMDELEKAIECYERALEMDKDDEVLWNNIGNAYYNLGKYEESIPYFFEAIRVNSDYEIAWNNIGNALNKMKRFGESMEYHDKSLKIKPDFDYALYAKGYSMAKMGKLEEGLELIDQSLELNPNYDHAWLAKAEVLLDMNRLEEARDALNNSLILNPAFDEAWALRGGVMAKMGNYDEADFCFSEALRCLDLAIGAEQHTRHALLEKGKLLHRLGVYEEAIMCFDALLEIREDREAYEWKAKALTDLGDLNDVVSTCERAIDNDIESSDILRALATALDVLGRKEEALDVCGRLVEEETSEDMLLLKARLLADLGRFDEAIGAANDAINLDPKHISVKSYVLEKKDDLAGALEALDRALRIEAKNDLLWHRKASLLSVTGDFKGAVRALDIALGLNGDSEVYWTEKGELLAKLGHNGKALEYFDSALAINEDYAEAWLRKGEALDALGRKKDADVCMERAMKLDTSPVGANEGKKGELGHADPG